The region GCAACAATAATTAGAAAACAGGGAAAACAACTGGATCAGTACCTGTTAAATAATCCAGAGAAAGGCAAAAAGCAAGCTATCAGATATGCGATTAGGGAGACAAATGCGCCATTGTGGCTTTTCACTGATGCAGATTGTCGTTTACCCTGCACCTGGGTTTCAGATTACATTACGCATTTTGAAAACCAAGGCAGTGGTTTATATTTTGGATCGGTAATATACAATGCCAACAATTGGCTCGAAAAAATATTTGCACTAGAATTCCTCAGCTTAACAGGCACAGGGACAGGTCTGGCTTTAAAGGGCATGCCTGTATACATGAACGGAGCAAATTATGCCATCACATCAGACCTTGGCAGTGCTTACAACCGAAGCAAAGACGCGCATCTGGCTTCAGGCGATGACGTATTTCTGCTACATACAGTAAAAAAACACTTTGGGCCGGAAAAAATAAAGGCCTGCCCCGACAGATCGATGATCGTTAAAACAGCAAGCCCTACAACACTTAAGACATTTATTAAGCAAAGAATGAGGTGGGGTGGCAAGGCCACAGCTTATAGAGACTGGCACGCTCAAGGGCTGGCCATTTTGGTTTTTTCCATTACATCTGCACAACTGGCAAGTTTCTTTTTTATTCAGTATTGGCTCCCATTCATTATGCTTTGGCTTGGCAAAATAATTACAGACTTCATTGCTTTACATACCTATAGCTTAAGCTGGAAACAGCCCGGGTGGGTAAAATCTTTTTTCATTATGGCGCCGTTATATCCATTTTATATTTTCACAACAGCCATGCTTGGACTAATTAGTCCGGCAAATAAGTGGCTAAAATAAAAAGCCCCATACAAAAACATTTGCATGAGGCCTCTTATGATTTAAATATATGCTAATGGCTTTCGTGATAACCTGATATAATACTTTTATAGTTTTTTAAGGGGTGTTTTCCTACTGAAGCCACGTATAAATGAATAATA is a window of Salinivirga cyanobacteriivorans DNA encoding:
- a CDS encoding glycosyltransferase yields the protein MNFIPLLFYSCAFFLLAAYILSITIAMRGIKANKEQKRSKSNKNIKPDIIIAYHNEEKKLPALIKDLLSQTHKQFRVLWVNDSSTDNSATIIRKQGKQLDQYLLNNPEKGKKQAIRYAIRETNAPLWLFTDADCRLPCTWVSDYITHFENQGSGLYFGSVIYNANNWLEKIFALEFLSLTGTGTGLALKGMPVYMNGANYAITSDLGSAYNRSKDAHLASGDDVFLLHTVKKHFGPEKIKACPDRSMIVKTASPTTLKTFIKQRMRWGGKATAYRDWHAQGLAILVFSITSAQLASFFFIQYWLPFIMLWLGKIITDFIALHTYSLSWKQPGWVKSFFIMAPLYPFYIFTTAMLGLISPANKWLK